The sequence below is a genomic window from Nakamurella deserti.
GGAGTACCTCGGCCGGCGGCTCGACGGCCTGCCGCTGGCCCTCGTGGCCACGGTCCGCTCGGCCGAACCCGACACCCCCGTCGACCTGCTCGCCGAGATCACCCACGGACCGTCGGCGACGGTGCTGCGGCCGGCACCGCTGGACACGGCCGCGGTGGCCGACGTGCTCGCGCGGGCGCTGGGCGCGCCGCCCGAGCCGGGTTTCACCGCCGCCGCCCGACAGGCGACCGGCGGCAACCCGCTGCTGGTCACGCTGCTGGCGCGCGAGGCGTCGGCGCTGCACCTCACCGGTACCGACGCCGAGGGCGGTCGGCTCACCGCGCTCGGCGCCCCCGGGGTCGCGCCGACGGTGCTGCGGCGGTTGCGGCCGCTCGGCCCGGACGCCACCACCGTCGCCCGCGCCGCCGCCGTGGCCGGCGAACGCGGGACCCTCGACGACCTCGTCGCGCTGACCGGCCGCGACCGTGGGTCCGTGGTCCGCACGCTGGAGACGCTCGCGGCCGCCGCGGTGCTGCAACCCGGTTCGTGGACCTTCGTGCATCCGCTGGTCAAGGCGGCGGTGATCGGTTCCTGCCCGCCCGAGCTGCTGTCGGCGATGCACCGGGCGGCGGTCGACCGGCTGCGCGGGCGGGGCGCCCGCCCGGCCGAGATCGCCCTGCACTGGCTCGCCGTCGCGCCGGCCGGTGATCCGCAGGCCGTCGAGGATCTCGTCCGGTCCGCCGCCGCGGCCGCCGCCGAGGACGCCCACGAGGCCGCGATCGCGCACCTGCACCGCGCGCTGGCCGAACCGCCGTCCGCCGGGCGGCTTCCGGGCGTGCTGCTGGCCCTGGGCGAGCTCGAGGTCCGGTTGCAACTGCCGGCCGGCCCGGACCGGCTCCGGCGCGCGGTGACGCTGCTGCCGCCGGGCAACGACGCCGCCCGGGCCCGGGCCGCGCTGGGCAACCACCTGGTGCACACCGACCCGGTTGCGGCACTGGACGAGGTCCGCCGCGGCCTGGAGGAGGCGACCGACCCGGCACTGAAGCTGCGCCTCGAGGCCTTCACGCTGGAGGCGTTGATCCTGCCGGAGGCGTTCCCGGAGGCGCGGGCGGCGGCCTTCGCGGCGGCGCGGGCCGACCCCTCCCCGTCCTCGATCATGCTGGCGCACCTCGCGGTGAAGGAGGCCTGCTCCGGACGACCCGCGCCACGGGTGCAGGCGATGGCCGAACGCGCGCTGGCCGACGGATCCCTGATGGCGGCCGTCGGGCCGGCCAGCACAACCTGGAACCTGCTGACCCACGCCATGCGGTTCACCGAGTCGGCGCAGCGCTGCCGCGAGGTGCTCGAGCAGGGTGAGGAGCTGGTCGCCGAACACGGGTTGCGGGAGGCCCGGTTCTTCGTCGACCAGTCGTGGGGGTACTGGCACCGCGACTTCGGGTCGGTGGCCACCGGCGCCGCCCGGTCGCTGCTGTGCCTGGAGAACCTGCGGGAGCTCGGCTTCGACCTGACGGTGCCCGTCGCGGCCGCGGTCGCCGTCGAGAACCTCGTGCACCGCGACCGTCTCGAGGAGGCGGCGGCGGTGATGGACCTGCCGTTGGGGCCGGCCGAGCACACCTTCATGGAACCGTTCGCGCTGACCGCCCGCGGCTACCTGCGGCTGTTGCAGGGTCGCCTCGACGAAGCCGAGGCCGACCTCCGCCGGGTGGTGGCCTTCGACGCGCACCGCGGCTGGGTCATCCCGAACGCGACCCGCGGCCGGCTCCGACTGGCCGAGGTGCTGGTCGCGCGGGGCCGCCGCGACGAGGCGCGGGAGCTGACCGAGCACGACATCGCCGTGGCGCGCGCGGCGCAGCTTCCCGGCTCGGTCGGGATGGCGTTGCGCGTCAAGGCCCTGACCTGCGCCACCGAGGAGGCGATCACCGTGCTCACCGAGGCCGTCGCCGTGCTCGAGGACACGCCGTACCGCCTCGAGACCGGCTGGGCCCAGCACGACCTCGGGGCGCGGCTGGTCCGCGCGGGCGACCGTGCCGCCGCCCGGGAACCGCTGCGCCGCGCGCTGGACGCCGCCGCCCGCACCGAGTCGCTGCGGTTGGGCCGCCACGCCCGCCGCGAACTGGAGGCCGCCGGCGCCCGACCGCGCCGGGACCACGTCACCGGCACCCAGGCGCTGACCGCGGCGGAGCGCCGGGTCGCCGACCTCGCGGTCGAGGGTCTGACCAACCGGCAGATCGCCGAGTCGCTGTGGGTCACCCTGAAGACCGTCGAGATCCACCTGTCCCGCACCTACGCCAAACTCGGCGTCACCTCCCGCAGGGATCTGCCCGCCGCCATGGGCGCCGTCGTCGGCTGACGTCAGGCCTGCCTCACCTGAATCGGGCGGCCGTCCCGCGCAGACGCCCCGCCGACCGTGCAGGTATGCCTTGCCTCAGTAAGCCGAGCCTTCCCTGACACCACCCCTGAGCTGGGAAAACACCGGAGCGAAGG
It includes:
- a CDS encoding helix-turn-helix transcriptional regulator — encoded protein: MATVLFSRGDETAVLDRVLTDAARGEGRVVVLEGPAGIGKTALLEYLRDEAADRGLRALTARASELDRAFAYGVVHQLFEPALAAVGPDDRHRLFTGAAGRAAALFSGSDTTEEQGYAVQLGLYWLTVNLTEHRPVLLLVDDLQWADLPTLRFLEYLGRRLDGLPLALVATVRSAEPDTPVDLLAEITHGPSATVLRPAPLDTAAVADVLARALGAPPEPGFTAAARQATGGNPLLVTLLAREASALHLTGTDAEGGRLTALGAPGVAPTVLRRLRPLGPDATTVARAAAVAGERGTLDDLVALTGRDRGSVVRTLETLAAAAVLQPGSWTFVHPLVKAAVIGSCPPELLSAMHRAAVDRLRGRGARPAEIALHWLAVAPAGDPQAVEDLVRSAAAAAAEDAHEAAIAHLHRALAEPPSAGRLPGVLLALGELEVRLQLPAGPDRLRRAVTLLPPGNDAARARAALGNHLVHTDPVAALDEVRRGLEEATDPALKLRLEAFTLEALILPEAFPEARAAAFAAARADPSPSSIMLAHLAVKEACSGRPAPRVQAMAERALADGSLMAAVGPASTTWNLLTHAMRFTESAQRCREVLEQGEELVAEHGLREARFFVDQSWGYWHRDFGSVATGAARSLLCLENLRELGFDLTVPVAAAVAVENLVHRDRLEEAAAVMDLPLGPAEHTFMEPFALTARGYLRLLQGRLDEAEADLRRVVAFDAHRGWVIPNATRGRLRLAEVLVARGRRDEARELTEHDIAVARAAQLPGSVGMALRVKALTCATEEAITVLTEAVAVLEDTPYRLETGWAQHDLGARLVRAGDRAAAREPLRRALDAAARTESLRLGRHARRELEAAGARPRRDHVTGTQALTAAERRVADLAVEGLTNRQIAESLWVTLKTVEIHLSRTYAKLGVTSRRDLPAAMGAVVG